AAACATAAAAACATCCCGCCTCCCATGCCACGATAAGACACAGGGACGAGATAGCTACCTTCGATTCTACCTTATTCCTTGCTAATTATTTTCCTTGAGTTATTTTACTTGTGAAGGAGAGGTTTGTCAATTCTTTTTGAAATCGTATTTGTCCAACTGATCAAGTACTTTTCTTGCTTTCCACTGGACGCCCACGTGGGTGTCCATATAAGCTCTCATGCATGTTTTAAGCTGCTGCCTGGTTTCTTCTTTTACCGTAACATTTCCGAGCCTGCGAATATCCATCCCGGTAAAAAGCCGAAGCAGTTTTCGTGTATTTTCTGAAATACGGATCTTCTGTGGATCCTTATGTGTACATCCCGGACAAAGTATGCCTCCCATCAGCGAACTGAACATCATGTCCCCATCAACAGATCCGCAGGAGACACAAACATCCATAACAGGAGAATAGCCTGCCGAAGCAAGCATGGCCATTTCAAAAATATGCACTACGATTTGCGGGTCCTTGCCTTCTTCCATGGTTTTAAGCGCGGATTTGAGCTGCTCGAACAAATATATGTTCGCCTCCCCTTCCGGAAGCATCTTGTCCACCATTTCCACCAGGTAAGAGGCATAGGCGGATAAATAGATATCTTCCCGCAATCGATGATAAGGCTCGATTATATCAGCATGATTCAATGTGCCCATGCCGCTTTGTTTAAAGAAGACAAACTCCCCGTATATCAGCAATTGGGTTACGGCACTTAACCGGCTTTTAACTTTTTTGGCTCCTCTGGCCATAAGCCCTACTTTTCCGGCTTGTGTAAGGACAGTAATGATCTTATTTCCTTCCCCGTAATCTACGGTTCGCAAAATAATTCCTTCGATTCGATACAGCATGACCGTCTTCCTTTCCTCTCCCGTGCGGCCGGCCTTATCCCTTACATGAACGATTCTAATGCTTGCTCGTCGTTTCTCTCCTCAGATGCTTCCCGGGGAGATTCCGCTTCCTGACTGC
This Paenibacillus larvae subsp. larvae DNA region includes the following protein-coding sequences:
- the recO gene encoding DNA repair protein RecO; amino-acid sequence: MLYRIEGIILRTVDYGEGNKIITVLTQAGKVGLMARGAKKVKSRLSAVTQLLIYGEFVFFKQSGMGTLNHADIIEPYHRLREDIYLSAYASYLVEMVDKMLPEGEANIYLFEQLKSALKTMEEGKDPQIVVHIFEMAMLASAGYSPVMDVCVSCGSVDGDMMFSSLMGGILCPGCTHKDPQKIRISENTRKLLRLFTGMDIRRLGNVTVKEETRQQLKTCMRAYMDTHVGVQWKARKVLDQLDKYDFKKN
- a CDS encoding YqzL family protein encodes the protein MRSFSWNYFWLSGDVDAYLLFKEIAGSQEAESPREASEERNDEQALESFM